A single Sporomusaceae bacterium DNA region contains:
- a CDS encoding TolC family protein: MRLWRKSLVAAVMIAAFNQAALAAPIELSLDESVAMALRNNPNVKIAAADREKAAWSLREYKAGWGPTLKYTHTDTRTSPAAVPSPTTGLTPDINNKFDNYLKLSIDLYTGGRVEGLVGQAEYNLKYYDLGYSKSLQQTKLDATNAYFKLLQTRNLRQVSQESVDNLVAHLRNVQAQYDAGTVARSDVLRSEVELANAQQNLIKAQNDYDVAMANLSNVVGLPLTSEIKLKEDLKYEQHGQALNDSISYALSNRPDVNQAQANFEGAKQGVKAARSGFLPTITASAAKDWYDSDFPGGKNHNWTASLTVSLTLFDTQLTRSKVKEAEYAVVSASETARKTRDGVALEVQQAYLNMREAEKRIATSKVAVDKAEEDFKISQVRYTAGVGTNLDVIDAQLALTQAKTNYIQALYDYNTSKAQLDKAMGIAVR, from the coding sequence ATGAGACTTTGGCGTAAATCATTAGTGGCCGCCGTCATGATCGCTGCCTTTAATCAAGCGGCGTTGGCGGCGCCAATCGAACTGTCGCTGGATGAAAGCGTAGCCATGGCGCTCCGGAATAACCCGAATGTGAAAATTGCCGCCGCCGACCGCGAGAAAGCGGCCTGGTCGCTCAGGGAGTACAAGGCGGGCTGGGGGCCTACCCTAAAATACACCCATACCGATACGCGGACGTCGCCGGCGGCGGTCCCGTCGCCGACTACCGGGCTGACGCCGGATATAAACAATAAGTTCGATAATTATCTCAAACTGTCTATCGATCTTTATACCGGCGGGCGGGTAGAGGGCCTTGTCGGACAGGCCGAATACAATTTGAAGTATTACGACCTCGGTTATTCCAAGTCCCTGCAGCAGACAAAGCTGGATGCCACAAACGCCTATTTCAAGCTGCTGCAGACCCGCAATCTGCGGCAGGTCAGCCAGGAATCGGTCGACAATCTGGTCGCTCACCTGCGGAATGTGCAGGCCCAGTACGACGCGGGGACGGTCGCGCGGTCGGACGTGCTGCGATCCGAGGTCGAACTGGCCAACGCCCAGCAGAATCTGATCAAGGCCCAGAACGATTATGACGTGGCGATGGCCAACCTGAGCAACGTCGTCGGCCTGCCGCTGACGAGCGAGATAAAGCTGAAAGAAGATTTGAAATACGAACAACACGGCCAAGCCCTGAACGACAGTATCAGCTACGCGCTCAGCAACCGGCCGGATGTCAACCAGGCCCAGGCCAACTTCGAAGGCGCGAAACAGGGCGTCAAGGCCGCCCGCTCCGGTTTTCTGCCGACCATCACCGCCAGCGCCGCGAAGGATTGGTATGACAGCGATTTTCCCGGCGGCAAGAATCACAACTGGACGGCCAGTCTTACGGTCTCGCTGACCCTATTCGATACCCAACTGACCCGCTCGAAGGTGAAAGAGGCCGAGTATGCGGTCGTCAGCGCCAGCGAGACGGCCCGGAAAACGAGGGACGGCGTGGCTCTTGAAGTCCAGCAGGCTTACCTGAACATGCGGGAAGCGGAAAAACGCATCGCGACAAGTAAGGTTGCTGTCGACAAAGCCGAGGAGGATTTCAAGATCTCCCAAGTCCGCTATACCGCCGGCGTAGGCACAAACCTCGACGTTATCGATGCCCAACTGGCGCTGACCCAGGCCAAGACCAATTATATTCAGGCGTTATACGACTATAACACCAGCAAGGCGCAACTTGACAAAGCCATGGGGATTGCCGTGAGGTGA
- a CDS encoding ABC transporter permease: MAFERLRHMIKKEFIQVFRNPKMRAIVLVMPLIQSMVFGYAVTTDVKQVATAVYDQARTPESRDLVDRFIHSGYFTVKAMVHSDREIDELIDYGKVSAVIRIPADFSGNVASGRTAAVQIIVDGTDSNTAGVVMSYAGNIIRNDAIELLRKQVGGSGRELGGVNLQARAWFNENLTSRNFYVPGVIAVIVMLVTLLLTSMSVVREKELGTMEQIVVTPITPAEFILGKTMPSIILGFVNMIFVTLISVFWFDIPVRGSITTLFVANGFYLMTTIGIGLVISTISDTQQQAMMSTFFFYLPAVLLSGFMFPIANMPDVVQFFTYFNPLRYFLVIIRGIFLKGVGVAILWPQILALLVLGSLVLALAVKRFRKTLA, translated from the coding sequence ATGGCCTTCGAACGTTTGCGGCACATGATCAAAAAGGAATTCATCCAGGTCTTCCGCAACCCGAAGATGCGGGCGATTGTCCTGGTGATGCCGCTGATCCAGAGTATGGTTTTCGGCTACGCCGTGACGACGGATGTGAAGCAGGTGGCCACTGCCGTGTATGACCAGGCCCGGACGCCGGAAAGCCGCGATTTGGTCGACCGGTTTATCCACTCCGGTTATTTCACAGTCAAGGCCATGGTCCATAGCGACCGCGAGATAGATGAACTGATCGACTACGGAAAGGTGTCGGCCGTGATTCGCATCCCCGCCGATTTCAGCGGCAATGTCGCCAGCGGTAGAACCGCCGCCGTCCAGATCATCGTCGACGGCACCGACTCCAACACGGCGGGCGTCGTTATGAGCTACGCAGGCAACATCATCCGAAACGACGCCATCGAACTTTTGCGAAAGCAGGTCGGCGGCTCCGGTCGGGAACTTGGAGGGGTAAACCTCCAGGCCAGGGCGTGGTTCAACGAGAACCTGACCAGCCGCAATTTTTACGTGCCCGGGGTCATCGCGGTAATCGTGATGCTTGTTACCCTGCTGCTCACCAGCATGTCGGTGGTCCGCGAGAAAGAGCTGGGGACGATGGAGCAGATCGTCGTCACCCCGATCACGCCGGCAGAATTTATCCTGGGCAAGACCATGCCGTCGATTATCCTCGGATTCGTAAATATGATCTTCGTTACCCTAATCAGCGTCTTTTGGTTCGACATACCGGTCAGGGGCAGCATAACGACGCTATTTGTGGCCAACGGCTTTTATCTGATGACAACGATCGGCATCGGCCTTGTCATCTCCACAATCTCGGATACGCAGCAGCAGGCCATGATGTCGACCTTCTTCTTCTACCTGCCGGCGGTGCTGTTGTCCGGATTCATGTTCCCGATCGCCAATATGCCGGATGTGGTACAGTTCTTCACTTATTTCAATCCCCTGCGCTATTTCCTGGTTATTATCCGGGGAATCTTCCTGAAAGGCGTGGGGGTGGCGATACTGTGGCCGCAAATCCTGGCGTTGCTCGTCCTCGGGAGCCTGGTGCTGGCGCTGGCGGTCAAAAGGTTCCGCAAGACGCTCGCTTAG
- a CDS encoding ABC transporter permease: protein MNIHRAVAIMRKEFIHIIRDPRSLGMAIAMPILLIFLFGSSLSLDVDNVPLVVWDQSGTSDSREFVGRFTASRYFGVTGYVSSYAEIEQAIDRREAILALVVPRDFGRRLESGQTADVQLIVDGSDANTATIAIGYAQAVTDGYTSSLLIKAAKQRGAKTAVVPLEAKPRVWFNQNMLAKNYIIPGLIAVIMMVIAALLTSLTIAREWENGTMEQLITTPLKPLELIVGKLTPYFAIGMLDVLLAVLMGQYLFEVPLRGNAALIFGAAAIFLAGSLTMGMLISIVTRSQLLASQLAMVLTFLPSFLLSGFMYAIANMPTAIQGITYLVPSRYFVAILKNIYLKGAGIPILISEASILLVFAVVLIAVANVKLRKRLV, encoded by the coding sequence ATGAACATCCATCGGGCAGTAGCGATAATGCGCAAGGAATTCATCCACATCATCCGCGATCCGCGCAGTTTAGGCATGGCGATCGCCATGCCCATCCTGCTGATATTCCTCTTCGGGTCGTCCCTGAGCCTGGATGTGGACAACGTGCCGCTGGTGGTATGGGACCAGAGCGGCACCAGCGACAGCCGCGAATTCGTCGGCCGCTTCACGGCCTCCCGGTATTTCGGCGTGACCGGGTATGTAAGTTCCTACGCGGAGATTGAACAGGCGATCGACAGGCGGGAGGCGATATTGGCGCTCGTGGTGCCCCGCGATTTCGGCCGTCGGCTGGAAAGCGGCCAGACGGCGGATGTGCAGCTTATCGTCGACGGCAGCGACGCCAACACGGCGACAATCGCCATCGGCTACGCCCAGGCGGTGACTGACGGCTATACGAGTTCGCTGCTTATAAAAGCAGCCAAGCAGCGCGGCGCCAAAACGGCGGTCGTGCCCCTGGAAGCCAAGCCGAGGGTGTGGTTCAACCAAAACATGCTGGCCAAAAACTACATCATCCCCGGACTCATCGCCGTCATCATGATGGTCATCGCCGCGCTGCTGACCTCACTGACTATCGCCCGCGAATGGGAAAACGGGACGATGGAACAGCTCATCACCACGCCGCTGAAGCCGCTGGAGCTAATTGTGGGAAAACTGACGCCCTATTTCGCTATCGGCATGCTGGATGTCTTGCTGGCGGTGCTGATGGGCCAATACCTCTTCGAGGTTCCTTTGCGGGGCAACGCGGCGCTCATCTTCGGGGCGGCGGCGATATTTCTCGCCGGCTCGCTCACCATGGGGATGCTGATTAGTATTGTGACTCGGTCGCAGCTTCTCGCCAGTCAGCTGGCCATGGTGCTGACCTTCCTGCCGTCCTTCCTATTGTCCGGCTTCATGTACGCTATCGCCAATATGCCGACGGCGATTCAGGGGATAACGTACCTCGTGCCTTCCCGCTATTTTGTCGCCATCTTGAAGAACATCTATCTGAAAGGCGCCGGCATCCCGATTCTCATATCCGAGGCAAGTATTCTCCTGGTGTTTGCCGTGGTGCTCATCGCGGTCGCCAATGTCAAGCTCCGGAAAAGGCTGGTGTAG
- a CDS encoding ABC transporter ATP-binding protein, producing MPANTEVTEYAVTVENLEKSFGSFQAVNKVSFQVKRGEIFGFLGPNGAGKSTTIRMLCGIIAPTAGKAEVIGFDVFKEAEQIKAHIGYMSQKFSLYEDLTVEENIDFYSGIYQIPAAEKQSRMQWVIKMAGLEEHRGSLTSVLAGGWRQRLALGCALLHRPAVIFLDEPTSGVDPISRRSFWDLIYQLAAEGVTVFVTTHYMDEAEYCDRLAMIYRGELVAIGTPDELKAKYMSADILNLECPDPFAMLQAVNGIPEIKEAALFGRGLHLSVADAQAELPVIAAALKEREAVYTKLEKIRPSLEDVFVSIIEARDSTAGR from the coding sequence ATGCCTGCTAATACGGAAGTTACTGAATACGCGGTCACGGTAGAAAACCTGGAAAAGTCGTTCGGCAGTTTCCAGGCGGTAAATAAGGTGTCTTTCCAGGTCAAGCGGGGAGAAATATTCGGTTTCCTCGGGCCGAACGGCGCCGGGAAGTCGACCACTATCAGGATGTTGTGCGGCATCATCGCTCCCACGGCCGGAAAAGCCGAGGTAATCGGTTTCGACGTGTTCAAAGAGGCGGAGCAGATCAAAGCCCATATCGGCTACATGTCGCAGAAGTTTTCCCTTTACGAAGACCTTACGGTAGAGGAAAATATCGACTTTTACAGTGGCATTTATCAGATTCCCGCGGCCGAAAAACAGAGCCGCATGCAATGGGTAATCAAAATGGCCGGCCTTGAGGAGCATCGGGGCAGTCTGACCTCCGTTCTCGCCGGGGGCTGGCGGCAGAGGCTGGCCCTGGGATGCGCCCTCCTGCACAGGCCGGCGGTGATCTTTCTCGACGAACCGACATCAGGGGTCGATCCGATATCCCGCCGCAGCTTCTGGGACCTGATCTACCAGCTCGCGGCCGAAGGCGTCACCGTTTTCGTGACTACCCACTACATGGATGAAGCCGAATACTGCGACCGGCTGGCGATGATCTACCGGGGCGAGCTGGTGGCCATCGGCACCCCCGACGAACTAAAGGCCAAGTATATGAGCGCGGATATCCTGAACCTGGAGTGCCCCGATCCTTTCGCGATGCTGCAGGCGGTAAACGGGATTCCCGAGATCAAAGAAGCCGCCCTGTTCGGGCGCGGGCTGCACCTCTCGGTGGCTGACGCGCAGGCGGAGCTTCCCGTTATCGCCGCCGCGCTGAAAGAGCGGGAAGCCGTTTATACAAAACTCGAAAAGATCAGACCCTCGCTGGAGGACGTGTTCGTGTCGATAATCGAAGCCCGCGACAGCACAGCCGGGCGCTAG
- a CDS encoding ABC transporter ATP-binding protein, whose product MDAISTVGLTRKFGANTAVDNLSLSVKEGEVFGLVGPDGAGKTTVMRLLAGLMAPTAGGASVYGCDTVKDSEELKNHISYMPQRFGLYLDLTVEENINFYADLYNVPRQVRQEKVPELLAFSNMTPFRDRLARNLSGGMKQKLALACALIHTPKVLLLDEPTNGVDPLSRRDFWRILYRLLAEKVTIFVSTAYLDEAERCARIGLLHQGRLIMSGTPDEVKAGMHGVLVEVRCREPRQVLARLTDELAPVSSGLFGAKIHVVLNGEPTQALRAVEKTLASGGVQAETEIVVPSLEDVFISMITPVKGSGANAC is encoded by the coding sequence ATGGATGCCATCAGTACAGTTGGCCTAACCCGCAAATTCGGCGCTAACACAGCCGTGGATAACCTAAGCCTATCCGTCAAAGAAGGCGAAGTCTTCGGGCTGGTGGGGCCGGACGGCGCCGGCAAGACTACGGTGATGCGCCTCCTTGCCGGGCTGATGGCCCCAACGGCCGGCGGGGCCTCCGTGTACGGCTGTGATACGGTCAAAGATTCGGAAGAGCTGAAAAACCACATAAGCTATATGCCCCAGCGTTTCGGGCTGTATCTGGATCTGACCGTTGAGGAGAATATCAACTTTTACGCCGACCTTTACAACGTGCCGCGGCAAGTCAGGCAGGAGAAAGTTCCCGAACTGCTGGCGTTCAGCAATATGACGCCGTTCCGCGATCGCCTGGCCCGGAACCTGTCCGGCGGCATGAAACAGAAACTGGCGCTGGCCTGCGCCCTCATTCACACCCCCAAGGTGCTGCTGCTGGACGAACCCACCAACGGCGTCGACCCTCTGTCGCGGCGGGACTTCTGGCGAATCCTGTACCGGCTGCTGGCCGAGAAGGTCACCATCTTCGTTTCCACCGCTTATCTCGACGAGGCCGAACGGTGCGCCAGGATCGGCCTGCTGCATCAGGGACGGCTGATAATGTCCGGCACCCCGGACGAGGTCAAGGCAGGCATGCACGGTGTTCTCGTCGAGGTGCGCTGCCGCGAGCCACGACAGGTTCTAGCCAGATTGACGGACGAATTGGCCCCGGTATCGTCGGGATTATTCGGCGCAAAAATCCATGTGGTGTTGAACGGCGAGCCGACGCAGGCTCTACGGGCGGTCGAAAAAACGCTGGCAAGCGGGGGCGTGCAGGCGGAGACGGAAATCGTCGTCCCGTCGCTGGAAGACGTCTTCATCTCGATGATAACGCCTGTAAAGGGAAGTGGCGCCAATGCCTGCTAA
- a CDS encoding efflux RND transporter periplasmic adaptor subunit — protein MKKRVRILIPVLVIALAVGGYSLYAKKQVDPNQVKVSGNIETTTVGAGFKIAGHVAQRMVDEGESVKKGQPIASLETADLELDVANAKAQLLAAQATLTQLANGSRPQDISAAQAALRSAEADRQNAAAEYRRMQQLFAQSAISAQDRDRSQTAFATASARADQVAQQLSLVAEGPRQEEIELAAARVEQAKQQLKLAQTRLAYAQIAAPINGVVLSKNIEPGEYVAPGTPVVTIGELDQVWLKAYIAETDLGRVKLGQKVAVTTDTYPGKTYNGSIGFIASEAEFTPKNIQTAEERVKLVYRIKVMIENQARELKPGMPADAVIKLGGQ, from the coding sequence ATGAAAAAAAGGGTTAGGATACTCATCCCCGTGCTGGTAATCGCTTTAGCCGTTGGCGGATATTCGCTCTACGCCAAAAAGCAGGTAGATCCCAATCAAGTCAAGGTATCAGGCAATATCGAAACAACCACAGTAGGCGCGGGGTTCAAGATTGCCGGCCACGTCGCGCAGCGGATGGTCGATGAAGGCGAAAGCGTAAAGAAGGGACAACCGATAGCGAGTCTGGAGACCGCGGATCTCGAACTCGATGTTGCCAATGCCAAGGCCCAATTGCTGGCGGCCCAGGCCACATTGACGCAGCTTGCCAACGGTTCGCGGCCCCAGGATATTTCGGCGGCGCAGGCGGCGCTCAGGAGCGCCGAGGCTGATAGGCAAAACGCCGCAGCCGAGTACCGTCGCATGCAGCAGCTTTTTGCCCAAAGTGCGATATCGGCCCAGGACAGGGACCGGAGTCAGACCGCGTTTGCGACGGCGAGCGCCCGCGCTGATCAGGTTGCCCAGCAGCTCAGCCTGGTGGCAGAGGGGCCGCGGCAGGAAGAGATCGAGCTGGCTGCAGCCCGGGTCGAGCAGGCCAAGCAGCAGCTGAAGCTGGCGCAGACACGGCTGGCTTATGCGCAGATTGCCGCTCCCATCAACGGAGTGGTGCTTTCGAAGAACATCGAACCGGGCGAATACGTCGCCCCCGGAACGCCGGTGGTGACGATCGGCGAGCTTGACCAGGTATGGCTCAAAGCCTATATCGCCGAGACCGACCTCGGCAGAGTGAAGCTCGGCCAGAAAGTAGCGGTTACCACCGATACATATCCCGGCAAAACCTACAACGGCTCCATCGGTTTTATCGCTTCCGAAGCCGAATTCACCCCAAAAAATATCCAGACAGCAGAAGAACGGGTGAAGCTAGTCTATCGCATCAAGGTCATGATCGAAAATCAGGCGCGCGAGTTGAAACCAGGGATGCCCGCAGATGCGGTCATTAAGCTGGGTGGCCAGTAG
- a CDS encoding TetR/AcrR family transcriptional regulator encodes MTEKKATETRRDEIITASLKLIEEKGLDNLSVADIAAAINLVPSAIYRHFGGKEDIIECLVDFVDRSLQANVARVAGGKAAVEKLELLYKLHTDFLRTQPAIPLIMFSLLAGNRNPALKQRMISVIASYVAEVRNIIAKGQPQGEIAAAIDPMSAALLFVGMIQPLIILNQAGDNSVDAFKKPLWDVYARGIGK; translated from the coding sequence GTGACCGAGAAAAAAGCTACGGAAACAAGGCGGGATGAGATAATTACCGCATCACTTAAGCTTATCGAGGAAAAAGGACTGGACAATCTCAGCGTGGCCGATATCGCTGCGGCGATAAATTTGGTTCCTTCCGCCATATACCGCCATTTTGGCGGCAAGGAGGACATTATCGAATGTCTGGTCGACTTCGTCGACCGGTCGCTGCAGGCCAATGTCGCCAGGGTCGCCGGCGGCAAGGCTGCGGTGGAAAAGCTGGAGCTGCTGTATAAATTGCATACCGATTTTTTAAGAACTCAGCCGGCCATCCCGTTGATCATGTTCTCACTGCTGGCGGGCAATAGGAATCCGGCTCTGAAACAACGGATGATTTCCGTTATCGCGTCCTACGTGGCCGAAGTCAGGAATATAATTGCTAAAGGACAGCCTCAGGGCGAAATCGCAGCGGCGATTGACCCGATGTCGGCGGCGCTGCTGTTCGTCGGCATGATTCAACCGCTGATCATCCTAAACCAGGCAGGAGACAATTCGGTGGATGCTTTCAAAAAGCCGTTATGGGACGTATACGCCCGCGGTATCGGGAAATGA
- a CDS encoding response regulator transcription factor, with protein sequence MKLLLVEDNRKLVDALGHVLKTNGYTVDCAQDGETGLEMAVSGVYDIIILDRMLPRMDGMAFLEEFRGLGYHTPILILTAKDAPKERVEGLDAGADDYLIKPFFTEELLARLRALTRRKGKDLVGDTISIDGLTLKPLLGEVTKGSETIHLTVKESLLLELLMRNHGQVVPKERIMEKVWGYNVDTDIASVDLYIYYLRKKLQIPNIKTVRGVGYYFHG encoded by the coding sequence ATGAAGCTGCTGTTAGTCGAAGACAACCGCAAACTGGTCGATGCCCTCGGTCATGTTTTAAAAACGAACGGCTATACGGTCGATTGCGCGCAGGACGGAGAAACCGGCTTAGAAATGGCTGTAAGCGGCGTGTACGACATCATAATCCTCGACCGCATGCTGCCGCGTATGGACGGCATGGCCTTTTTGGAGGAATTCCGCGGTCTCGGGTATCATACCCCCATTCTCATCCTGACAGCGAAGGACGCCCCCAAGGAACGGGTCGAGGGCCTGGACGCCGGCGCCGACGATTATCTGATCAAGCCCTTCTTCACCGAGGAACTGCTGGCCAGGCTGCGCGCCCTGACGAGAAGGAAAGGCAAAGACCTTGTGGGCGACACCATCTCTATTGACGGGCTGACGCTCAAACCTCTGCTTGGCGAAGTAACCAAAGGCAGCGAAACGATTCACCTGACCGTTAAAGAGTCGCTACTGCTCGAACTGCTTATGCGCAACCACGGCCAGGTGGTTCCCAAGGAGCGGATAATGGAAAAGGTATGGGGCTACAACGTCGACACCGACATCGCCAGCGTCGACCTGTACATCTATTACCTGCGCAAGAAGCTCCAGATCCCCAACATCAAGACGGTTCGAGGGGTAGGCTACTACTTCCATGGGTAA
- a CDS encoding HAMP domain-containing sensor histidine kinase, with amino-acid sequence MGNSLINKLHRQLTLVNVTVILLLFLILVVGAYFFFRHDMNRRNDALAGRLVTDIKSGQLTDLPKFKSAMPGPHPPPPAGPPGQPLAFPPGPPPPMHNFFFLKTSPAGSVTFQSSGQPFEGKQLEALAARVLDDSQAQGTIAFGQEQYTYYKSPLENEAGTLILFYDMGQDLDMLRILLTSLIVVGANCLLLSFAASFYMARRAIVPIKAAWRQQTDFLSDASHELRTPLAVIQTNLDVVLNNSGETVASQHKWLTNIREESIHMAKLVDSLLFLARADSNQQLLDLRPFPLGNSLLRAAGPFEPLAAAKGVTLKYAVDGTFNGYGDEARIKQVIGILLDNALRHTPAGGEVKVALAKYGPKAVLTVTDTGEGIGPEYHDKIFDRFFQVDRSRNDSGTGLGLAIAKWIVESHGGTIEVSSVPGKGASFVVGLPWK; translated from the coding sequence ATGGGTAACAGCCTTATCAACAAGCTGCATCGCCAGCTGACTCTCGTCAATGTTACGGTCATCCTGCTGCTGTTTCTCATCCTCGTCGTCGGCGCCTATTTTTTCTTCCGGCACGATATGAACAGGCGAAACGATGCTCTTGCCGGCCGGCTGGTGACAGACATAAAGAGTGGTCAATTGACCGACCTGCCGAAGTTCAAAAGCGCCATGCCCGGTCCCCATCCCCCGCCGCCGGCAGGACCTCCCGGTCAACCGCTAGCTTTTCCGCCCGGGCCGCCCCCCCCTATGCACAACTTCTTTTTCCTCAAAACCTCCCCGGCCGGCTCCGTCACTTTCCAGTCGTCCGGGCAGCCGTTCGAGGGCAAGCAACTGGAAGCCCTTGCCGCAAGAGTCCTCGACGACTCCCAAGCACAGGGAACCATAGCTTTCGGCCAGGAGCAGTACACCTATTACAAATCGCCGCTGGAAAATGAGGCCGGTACGCTGATCCTCTTCTACGATATGGGGCAGGATCTGGATATGCTGCGCATTCTGCTCACCTCCCTGATAGTTGTCGGCGCCAACTGTTTGCTGCTGTCGTTCGCCGCCAGCTTCTATATGGCCCGGCGGGCGATCGTGCCCATCAAGGCGGCCTGGCGGCAGCAAACCGATTTCTTGTCCGACGCCTCCCACGAATTGCGCACCCCGCTCGCCGTCATTCAAACTAACCTCGACGTCGTGCTCAACAACAGCGGCGAGACGGTGGCCAGCCAGCATAAATGGCTGACCAATATCCGCGAAGAGTCCATCCATATGGCCAAATTGGTCGACTCTCTCCTGTTCCTCGCCCGGGCCGACTCCAACCAGCAACTTCTCGACCTACGGCCTTTCCCCCTGGGCAATTCGCTGCTACGGGCCGCTGGGCCGTTCGAACCCCTCGCCGCCGCCAAAGGGGTCACCCTCAAATACGCGGTCGACGGCACCTTCAACGGGTATGGGGACGAAGCGCGCATCAAGCAGGTCATCGGCATCCTGCTCGACAACGCCCTCCGGCACACGCCGGCCGGCGGCGAAGTGAAGGTGGCGTTGGCTAAATACGGCCCGAAAGCGGTGCTGACCGTCACCGATACCGGTGAAGGGATCGGCCCCGAATACCACGACAAAATCTTCGACCGCTTCTTCCAGGTCGACCGGTCCCGCAACGACAGCGGGACCGGTCTAGGGCTGGCGATCGCCAAATGGATCGTCGAAAGCCACGGGGGAACGATCGAAGTCAGCAGCGTCCCCGGCAAGGGCGCCTCCTTCGTCGTCGGGCTGCCGTGGAAATGA